Proteins found in one Dermacentor silvarum isolate Dsil-2018 chromosome 8, BIME_Dsil_1.4, whole genome shotgun sequence genomic segment:
- the LOC119462455 gene encoding presenilin-1 — protein sequence MDRDGCQSPRSTNPFTAQQYQRLASQATTVVEAVSVCMFSVAALARIMPYTKRSLFEITYVSHTDKGVGPEGEGEPALFINAFTNAFGFLLIIMIANCALAYLYKGGHYRVVRAWLMSGSALLLFLAGHYYAGRVLFFLGVPADHFSCALVTWNVGILGVAALYCDAPCLVQRCYLIYVSVLMAVAIEEVFPNWTSWILLVLVSMWDVFAVLCVQGPTRILIETAKERNDSLFPALVFSTTSAWCYEIALSAGETARRGAETTGRSNTSRKRLRSHFARGSRSGTRRPFNTRAPGALLAIPRHVNGASCYPRGVERETPTSASTLIFNEHPAGSCSEARTTTEYNNIARPNDNGCKEVPISTFQPCLVSAMSGQPDICTTQVAVTTCADHGGDTRKDGSSAAGSSVGGHWRRGGRRHEQFSLTPSCNSEDSFGTRGGARSGCSTPAKRRQGSTRPGLKSAVSPPRRSPGPEQSHGRSKDVLECGLKLGLGDFIFYSMLLGKASRHGTVVGIVACYVSVLVGVLLTVALLVIFRKPVPALPFSILMGLAAYFTSAIVCDPFLEAIDFNFY from the exons AAGCGACCACCGTGGTGGAAGCGGTCTCCGTGTGCATGTTCAGCGTCGCCGCCCTGGCCAGAATCATGCCGTACACCAAGCGCTCCCTCTTCGAGATCACCTACGTGAGCCACACGGACAAAGGGGTCGGACCAGAAGGAGAAGGCGAACCCGCGCTTTTCATCAACGCGTTCACCAACGCGTTCGGCTTCCTTTTGATCATCATGATCGCCAATTGTGCCCTCGCGTACCTCTACAAGGGCGGCCATTACCGCGTCGTCAGGGCGTGGCTCATGAGTGGCTCCGCGCTGCTGCTGTTTCTGGCCGGCCACTACTACGCGGGCCGCGTGCTGTTCTTCCTGGGCGTCCCCGCGGACCACTTCAGTTGTGCGCTGGTCACGTGGAATGTGGGCATTCTCGGAGTCGCGGCGCTGTACTGCGATGCGCCCTGCCTCGTGCAGCGCTGCTACCTCATCTACGTGTCCGTTCTGATGGCCGTCGCCATTGAAGAAGTCTTCCCGAACTGGACGTCCTGGATCCTCCTGGTGCTGGTGTCCATGTGGGACGTGTTCGCCGTGCTTTGTGTCCAAGGTCCAACGCGAATTCTCATCGAGACCGCGAAGGAAAGGAACGACTCGCTTTTCCCCGCCCTCGTCTTTTCCACGACGTCAGCCTGGTGCTACGAGATTGCTTTGTCAGCCGGCGAAACAGCGCGCCGAGGTGCTGAGACTACGGGAAGGAGTAACACGTCGAGGAAACGCCTGCGGTCGCACTTCGCTCGAGGCTCTCGGTCGGGCACGCGGCGACCTTTCAATACGAGAGCGCCCGGCGCACTGCTTGCGATCCCAAGACACGTCAATGGTGCCTCGTGCTACCCGCGAGGAGTTGAGCGAGAAACGCCAACGTCTGCCAGCACTCTAATTTTTAATGAACATCCAGCGGGGAGCTGTAGTGAGGCACGAACCACCACAGAGTACAATAATATCGCACGGCCTAATGACAACGGATGCAAAGAAGTTCCTATCTCGACTTTTCAGCCTTGCCTGGTGTCAGCCATGTCGGGGCAGCCGGATATATGCACGACGCAGGTAGCGGTCACGACGTGTGCTGACCACGGTGGGGACACTCGCAAGGACGGCTCGTCGGCGGCAGGTTCTTCAGTGGGCGGCCACTGGCGACGCGGCGGGCGTCGCCACGAGCAGTTCTCGCTCACGCCGTCGTGCAATTCGGAGGACTCGTTCGGAACTCGTGGCGGTGCGCGCAGCGGCTGCTCGACGCCTGCGAAGCGTCGACAGGGCTCCACTCGCCCTGGGTTGAAGTCTGCGGTGTCTCCGCCTCGCCGCAGTCCGGGACCTGAGCAGAGTCACGGACGCAGCAAG GACGTCCTGGAGTGCGGCCTGAAGCTGGGCCTGGGTGACTTCATCTTCTACAGCATGCTTCTGGGCAAGGCCTCCCGGCACGGCACCGTTGTCGGAATCGTCGCCTGCTACGTGTCCGTGCTCGTGGGCGTGCTGCTCACGGTCGCGTTGCTCGTCATCTTCCGCAAACCGGTGCCCGCTCTGCCCTTCTCCATCCTCATGGGACTCGCCGCCTACTTCACAAGTGCCATTGTCTGCGACCCCTTCCTGGAAGCCATCGACTTCAACTTTTACTAG